The window GCTCTGCAAGGGCTGTCTGGATCTCCAGCAGGTACGTAGAAATCGGTCTTGGCAAAATATGCTTTGACAGCTTTGACTGGGGCAGCCAGAAGTTACCTGTCCCATGATGGAGATGGCATGATGAAATCAGCTTTCAGTACTGTCCAGCTTTGTTAATCTGCCAATTCCTACGGGAATAAAACTCCAATCTGACCAGTAAGTGGGATTTGAAATTCAAACACACCTCTCTGATCAAACAGCACCAGCTCCAAAATCACTTTTCTTGTTACAGCTGTGCTTTTAAGGGAAGAGCCAGGCTTTTAAGAGCTCTATTCACCTCCATCCTTGCTACGACTAATGAGATTAATCCAGCCAGTAATCTGAGCTCACTGAATCACATCCTCTTTCTGCAGTGAGTGGCTCAAGCCTGTTGCTAAAAAACACTGGAGTGATTTGATTTCTGCTCCATGTTGTTCAGATACCTCTGAAGAAATCActgttttccaaacagaaaGGTGGTGCTGGAAACCCCCAATCAGTGAATAAATGGCAGATATGCCAGTGGATGAGATGGGATAGATGAAAAACTTACAGCATGCTGGCATGCAAGTTGAGATGGGAAACAACTCATGTCTCATGTTAATAAACTCTTCTTTAGGCAATCAGCAGTCTAACTTTTCTGACAAGCCCTTGTTTACACCTTGGACTTTATAAAAGTGACATATTTGAGAAGAGGATGCCACATCCTGCACATCCTCCCACAGAAGGTCTGCTGACACACACAGCTCACTCAGGGTTAAACATGTCCTTTCAAACACTACTACTGTGTAAAGGAGTTGCACATACCTGTTGTGAGTGGTGTTACCACACCTTTGAGTAGCTCCAGGTTCAGCAATGCAAATTCATGGAGAATTGGATCTGAAAAAGTGCAActacagcaaagcagagcagagaattAAACCTGGAGGCAATGGAGAAAGTGAGATCAGCAGAGCTGTCAGTGGTAGCAAAGGCTGGCCATAAAAATGTACTCAGAGCACGATGGTTCTCTTAGAGTTAAGCTTTATCAAGTCTTGTACAAGTGTTTAGACCAGACTGGAATAATTAAATCTAGGTGTAATTACATGTTAGTTGTGGATGATTAAGTATGCTAATTAATCTGCAATTATCATTTAGTGGGGGGAGAGAACGGAACACAGGTAAAACTGCAGTGATTTAAGGAAATCCTGACCATTGTTCCAGAGGCaagcaaaggaggaaggaggtCTCTGAAGGGAAATGCCTGAGCAGTGATGTGAGTGAGGGAAGGTACAGAAATACTGCTAGGGCAACAAAGGAGGGTTGTGAAATGCAGCATAAGCCAGGGCCAACACAGTATGTGATTAAAACATCACGGGACTTTGGCACCTGAACTGCAGTTTCAGCAGCCTGGATTTCAGGAGAAAGCCTGGAAGCTTCTCTCTGGGAAGAGAACACTGCAGGAAGGTGTACCAGCTGTgaccaggggaggggcaggaacacctcccactgagcctgcagagctgccatgaAGGCATTTATCAAGCAAACAGAAGGGGTGGGTGTGGAACTACTCAGGCTGAAGACTGCACTGAATCTTCACTCACACTTCCGTGTGAAAACCCAGGGATTAGATTTATTGGCGTGAAGCGAGAATAATGAAGTAACTGTCCATGTCAATAGGCAGCATCTAAATCCAAAATGGGGGTTTGTCCTTCTTGGACAAAACATCACAGGGATAGAATGAGGCAAGGGGGAGAGGAAAATGAGGATAACTGGCATCATGAAGCTGTAGAGCTAGTTGGGCATAACTGAAGGGTTAAGCCTCAGCTATGGGGTGTTTGTTTGGTGCAGGTGTGTCTTGGGGGAGAGATAAGTGAAGGCTCACAGACTTCAAAGACATTCCTTCAAAGCTGTTTGCAGCACCAGGGTCCTCATCTCCCAGTGCCTCCTCTCCCAGAGAGCAGCTTTTCTCAGTAATTGCTGACCATGTGTAAGGACACAATAAGCATGAGAGAAATGATAAACAAGTGTTGAAAAGCAAGTAATGACTCATTAAAAGACACCACTTTGAACAGTACGCTGGCCAGAGCTTTATTTTCAACAGCCAGTACAACCAAAAATCAAGAGCAACAGCAAtaatgtgtgtgcatgtgtgtgacTGATACAGTTGCAGTACCCAATCACAGCATACAAAGTTTGCCAATAAATTAAGGagtgaaaaaacaaacacagtgcATACCTAGTACATAAGTGAAACACAGCCTTAGTAGATGTATTTGCATATCCTCTAGCTGTTTTAACATTGCCCTTTCAAAGCTAACCAAACCATTCTTGCTCTGTGCAGACTATCACACAAGCACTAGGCTAAGCTGTAGCTTTGCCCCAGGGACAATTCCCTCATAGGGGCAGGAAGGCAGGTCACACCCTGAGAATCAACACTTGCCTTCCTGTGTACCCCTGGTGCAGCCAGGAATGGCATGGCAGACACTCCCGGATCACTGACACAGCTCCATGGctcaggcagcactgcagacactctgccctggctgtgtctcctcatGGAATGCTGCCCCTGCCACCAGACCCCTGCACAGGATTTTGGGAGGTACCTTACTTGCACACGATGTGCATCACTGAGTTACAGCTCAAACTTATTCCTGCTACTGGTTTATCATTGGTTTCATCTGGACCATAGACATCCATCtatcaataaataaaatcattGGTTTAGCACATATAATAATATTACACCTCTCACTGGTAACTGTTTAAGAAGTTCTCCATGATACCCCCACATGAGACTCAAGAAAAGGACTTTCTCTTCCCTCAAGCTCAGTAAGGTTTCAAGTAACAATTTTCAGTACTTCTTGGACAAGACACGGGCTTGGTTTGGAACCCTGTTCCTGGCTACAGGGTCAAAACATTTCCACACTTCTACACTCAACTGTATCAAGTCCATATGACTGTGCCATTTTCACCTGCGAGCAGCAGAAGAGGGAACTAACAGTACTTGCTGTTGATTTCCTCTCCAGGTGACTGAAACAGTCCTTTTACAAAGCCTATCAACCTAAACCaactaaaatgaaaagcaaaactgtCACTCGAGTCAGAACCAAAGCCTGTGTGTATCAAGATTCACATCACAAGTTCTTATCCACAGCCACTTGCTTTTATAAACCTTATATAAACGCAGCCTTGACTTCCTCTTTCTACTGGGCCAGGACAGAACCATCTGAAATAACCCACATCTTCCTCCAACTGAGTACTTTTAAGGCACTAAAATTAACCCACAACCAAAGAAAcccttcaaaacaaacaaacaaacaaaaaaacccaaataaactgACCcacaaggaaattaaaatttggCTATATGAAATAGCAGCGATTTTTTCCAGTGATCTATGAAGCCAGAACATTGATACTTTGGGGCAAAAAACCCAATGCACTGTTGGCCAACTACAAAATACCTAAAACCTACACATCCATTCGCACTTCATAATCAAAATCAGTACAAATCTGATAGGCACAAGTAAAAAGCATCTTCTTCACACCTCAGTGCTCAGTTTTGAACAGAAGCCACTGTCAGGGAGCTCAGCTGCCATGCAGGACACACCCCAAGCAgtgcagcaccaccaccaccaccagcactgggcagctGGAGGATGATAGAGCcactctggagctgctctgcaggataCTGACTGAAGGCAAATGTTTTTAACAACAGGATTAATTACACAATGCTTTGGCACCTATTTCTGAGCCCTCCCTCCCATTTTCAAAAGTAATGTTAAACAGAGCTATGGTACACAGCTGGTGTAACTCCAGTGTCTTCATCCATtcccattatttttcttctgcttggaAACAGGTGAATTCACCTATGTCACTACATTAGATACAAAGGCTAGCACTTCAGATTCCTTAAAAACAATCACTCTGAGTTTGGAAATCTGGTTTTAAAACATACGAAGAAATACTAAACATAAATGTATAAAGCAGGAATTCATACCTTTAAACACCAACAAGAATCAGCTTATTTGGAGAgcaataaagcttttttttttaaaggacatACTGACTAGCTATAGGtaaattcctctttccctgaTTGCTTGATTAGCTCAGCCAGGCTCAGTGCCTTGCAGCTTTGCAGATTTTGTCATACACTTCTGGAAAGGCATCCTTGCAATTCATCTGCTCCCTCAGCTTGTGGTACAACGAACCATCAAACATATCCCAGAACTCCTCACGGGTCATGTAGCAATCTGCATACAGCATCTGGAAactggagaggagggaaaaaagggtcAGAGATTCATCATTAATTGTGCCACAAGATTTGATATAGAATATTAAGCATAAAACTCAGGGCAAGCTATGAATAGTAAATActtaacaacaaaaaacaatcaaaaatgctatttaaaaacaattaaaaacaattGCTCACACTATTACACTAGGACACTCAGTTGATTATATTTTGTGGATTTAACACTACCATGGTATCTTTTCTAAGAGGAAATAACATATAAAAGAGTGAAAACAGCAGGATACTGCTACAGTCACTTTGGTAAAGGGCAAGGTGGAAAAAGAAAGTCATTAAAgttattattgtttttaaaatatggtgCAGAACACTTCTTTAGTCATTAATGTGTTGATATTGTCATAAGTTTTGCTACTACAAAGACTAAAAAATGTCTATAAAAGGTGGGTCATATTTACCTACCCTAACCATGTGCAGCCAAATCCTCTGACAACTTGCATTCTATCAACTTgtgttcacagaaacacaaatccAGAGAGAACTTCAAAAGTTCCCCCAAATCCAGAGTCTGGCTCCTTGCACCACAACCCACGCATAATCTAAATTCTCCctaaaaaatagtttttaactGCTCTTGAAagcctgatttcctttttcttccattcaaagcatttaaatttcagcttaaaaaaaaatctgttttttctgcatgttttcttATGATCCATGGAGATACAGTCATGGTGTCTGGCGTTAGACTGTGTTATGAAATCCATTCAAGGCAGAGGTAGCAACACATCCTTCAAAATGCCACCACATCAGACCAGGCTGAGAAGATGAATTCATAGCGTAAACAAAGCAGGGTGTAACAAAGGTCTATTTACAAACTAAATCCTTATTTAGCTGTGGACTCTTCTTCACTTTCATCCTGTGCTTTCTAAACTGCAGCCagcaccacagcacagcagcaaaacacaaactTACATAAAAGCTCTATTGTTGTGTGCAATTATGCAACTATAAGATTAAGCACTTATCCATTGTTCATTTTCCAGTGACAGGtagaaaaaaggacaaaacttTGTCGGTGAAGAGCTTTAAATCAAAAACTTAATTtcaagttaataaaaaaaaggctCAAAATTAACTTTGGGTTGCTTTCTTCTCTGGCAAATCACTAATTGCAGCTCAAAGTCATTTACAGTCCCCAAATCATCTCGAAGCAGCCTCACCATTGTTGCTCAACCACATGGGACATGATCACTGTTAGACTGAGAAGTAGGTCAAAATAGAAATGTGGATAAATTATACTGATGGTGTAAAAATACTGTGTAGTTGCTTTTTGTTCCTGAGAAACCAGCCTCCACTGTCACCACTACAGCAAATTAGGCTGGCATGAGTCCGTGACAGATGGTGGGCACATGCCTCACGCCTACTGTGGTCCTGTGTAACAAGAACGGAGGCAGTGAAAAGGAAGCTCTGGAGCACAAGTTTTGAGGAAGGAAAGACTCCCACCACCACACAGAGACTGCAGGGAGAGCCAAAGCTGACCTCCCTGGGCAAGGACACCCTGGCACAAGGacggggcagagctgcagcacgaTGCTGCAAGGACTGCAGGGAGAACAGTcccaagggcaggcagggaagctGTCCAAACTTTTAACAGCCTGTGGGATTCCTGAAGGATGTATTTTGTCACAGCAGACTCCACTCTCAGAGCAGCCTGGAGCTGAAAAGGTGACCCAAAGCCACTCAGCTCACAAATACCCTGCAAGAACTTCAGCCAGAGTGTCcatttggttggttgggtttgcAATCAAATAATAAAGTGAAGCCAtattaataaaaccaaaattagaAATTCAAGTTAGTTTTCAGTTATTGTAGTTCAATTTTTGCAATATTGAAGTTCTGTGGGACTACAGAACTGTGGTTATATCAGAGGGGTGTTAAGTTATAGGCATTATTACTGTTCTGAGGAGTGGGATCCTTACCCATGCACACTTCTTACAAACTTTTCCATTTGCCTCATTGAAGCCCTGGCTTcaaattgtttccttttggGCTCTCCGTAAGCTCCTATGTCCACATAGAGTTCGGCTTCATCTCCTTTGGGGTGAACCATGCCAGGATTGTTGGGCAATATGAAAGGACATAACCAAAGAGGGTAGACCTGCAGAGGTAGGAAAACACTATCACTTATTTTGTAACAAAACAATCCTTTAAGCTCTTTAACAAGTGTGACAAAATGGAGAGTTAAGAGGACTTCTCCCCAGTCTAGGATTGAAACTCTTCTTTTCAGCTCTTCCTTTCCAGTTGTTCTGGTGTTGTTCTTAGATGCACTTTCAAATAACTGTAACACAAACAGACTTACAGCGTCCTCCTAGAATTACACCTCCTCCCccttaaatatttgaaatgaaaagaaaaaaaccaagcaacAACTGAATAAACATTCCAAGtaaaaaagagaacaaagagttttcttttccaagttaGTCTAAAATTGAAATTGCCAAGTTTCTACTTCTACACTAactgaaataaattcagaaataaatcaagaaatggaaaacaatcTCCACAGTTGATGTCTAGTGAGACCACAAATCATTttaggtgaaaaaaaaaccagttcaAGTTTTACTAAGAATAAAATCTTTTAGACATGTTGGCTTCTACTACAGTTTGaatctttttttatatttttttgaaaGCTGTGTGCATTTTTGCTGCAGCCTTGAGTCATGGACTCACAAAGCACAGTACTCCCCAGGATACAATAATGACCTTTTACACAAGCAGAATATCATGTCTTAGGATCAGCAGTCACAGTTCTTATCACAAACAGTCCAAGATTTGCTGCATTCTTACATTAAGGTCAACGTGGAAGGTCTGGATAGATTTTTCAAGGCTCTTCATTGGCACCAACATGTCCTGTACAACATGGTGTTGCTCATACAGCTTTCTAATAGCTTCTCCTTGGGTGAGTTTTAGCAGGGAGATTTTTGGAGGAACCATCCAGCCAAAGAGGTAACGGAAGATGGGGTTATTGCCAAAAGGAATGATATcctttaaaggggaaaaaaaagagttcaaCAGAAGAATAAGTGAACCAAAAGAACATTTCAGAATCCTCAGAGCAATATTAAGCCagattttcaatatattttactGCTGATGCTTTTGATAAACTACTATGATAGAAATATGAGGAAAGAAGAGACTGAACTTGGCTAAAGAGCCAAGCCCTAAAGCCTCCTCCAGTTACCACTGATTTACAGTTGTATGAATCACAACATACACAGCCCCAAATAATTTCAGAGAatgaaattcagagaaaaagaggctATTAACTTACAACAGCCAAGGGAGGAGTGCACAAGAAACTATACTTACAGAATTCTTGCAAGAATAAGCACATACAAGATCAGTTcttaaaagcatttcaaagctgtaaaattttaattacttCTTGCACAGCCAACTCCTCTCTAACTTCTCCAGGAGCTGAAAGGATCTGGTATCTCACTCCAGAGATTCAAAATGTAACAACAGGAATATTTCAGAATGTCAAATAAAGTTTTGCATAACTGCATTGCAACAAACATATTTATGAAATTCAGAGTTATGACTTTACTGCATAATTACTGCTCTGAATTTAGGCAGGGCAAATTTTCAGCCATAATTTCAGAGTCATCACTCAATAGGTGTACAAGCTTAATGCTGAAATAGGTACTTAAGGTCTGCATTcagaaaagcatgaaaacaGGAGTTTATGATTCAATGCCTTATATAAAAGAAGtgtctttcagtttgttttACCCAAATACAGGACTTGTAAATTTGCCATaaatttcactgttttcttctgCCATGAAAGACAGAAGTTGTTGCCAAGGGGAAGAAGGTACATTGTACCTACACTGGGAAAGGGCAGAGTACTCTCctgcatgtttattttaattttggaacTGGTTTTACCTGGAGCTCCCAGAAGATGCTGCGTGTATGTCTGTGGTAATACTGTCTGGAAGGAATGTATTCTATTCCAGTCCTGTCAGCTTTCAAATACTTCTCCACATGCTTAAAGAACCATGGCTTGTAGTAGTTGCCAATTCTATTTATCtgcaagaaaatattaattcattaGATAACAGTTACACCTTCCTAGATAACACTGAGTATGTCCCCAAATTCCTTTACTGTGAGCAGTCTGTGTTATACCCTTTGTGATAGAGCCTTCACTTCTCCACCTGCATGACTCTTTCTTACCTTTCCTGCATTACGGTTTGATTTAAGTAAGGTTTGCACTAACAAGCTATTTGGGAGACTATGAATGTGACAGAACAGGAATCCTAAAATACCAATCCCCAGTCCCACTATTAAACCAGAGTCTCACATGGCAGAGGAGAAACATCCAGGTGGAGGAGTTGCATGAGCAGTCAGCATGTCCCTCCTGTGCATGCCCCTGATGTGTTTTACCAATATTAACAGAATTAAAAGCTTTCTGGGAAGACAGTTACTCTGAATAACTGCAGTTCAAAGCAGCATTGGTCAATGTAGGAGAAAAGatccttctcttccccctcAGGTACTGAAATGAAGAGTCTGGAGACTGAATTATTTGCTAGAATAATGAAATCAGTGGGTCATTTCTTATCAATTGAAGAGATTTAGAGAACAGACTCTCACAGTAGCAAAGagctgtaatttaaaatattctgatgGGCAGATTAAATTTTTAATCCCATGTTAAGAGATTGCTCCAATTTTATAATAGTTTTATACTGGCATCTAGTACAGCTTCAGTTAGACTTTGAGAGCACTTTTTTGTGTGAATAACTTCCCTTTAGTTACCTTGTTTTGCTCAGCTTCATCAGTCAAGACTCCTGTCATGATAACTGCTTCATCCAAAGAATACAGAAGTCCTTCCACaaaactattttcctttttcttagaCTCTTCAGTGAACTTCTCACAAATCTTCTGCAGTCCTCTCACGGGCTCATAATGTATTTTGACATATTTCTTGGCAGgaatcatttttatttctgctgcaaCCAGGAAACCCAAAGTACCACAAGACCAAGGCACTGCATAAAATAGCTCTGAGTTTTCAGTCTGCAAAAAGTATGTCATACTAAATCATATATCCACACCGATAACTGTCAACGACATTGTAAATGATAGCAAAGTAACATTTTGTCTTACTGGTGAACATCTCACAAGGCTTCCATCAGCAAGAACAAGTTCATAGGCCACACAGGTGTGCTGAAAAAGTCCATAGATATGGGATGATGACTCAATGCCAGTTCCCATGATCAGGCCACCTTATCAAGAGAGCACACAACAGATCAAATGAAGCACACTTCAAAATGAAGGTGGTTTGTGAGAGCAAAACCTCGTTTCTACGCTCTGGGTATGACTTTTaagactatttaaaaaaaaaaaggaagtgctTACAGCATAAATACCACAAAGAACATATGGTTTAACAACGTATTTCTAGAACCTTTAAAATAACGCTATGTTACTGCATAAAAAACCTAATGAAAGTGCAGCAAAATCAGTGAGTTTCTTGTCATGACAACGACACTTACCTACTGTGAGATCATCAAGCTCCGGTACCACAGGAATAGTCCAGCCCATGGGATTCAGGTGTGCAGTCAGCTGGCCCATGGTCACCAAAGGTTCCACACGAACAAcctaaaaaccaaaaaaacccaccagttCCCCCCAGCAAACATAAATTAAGTGTTCAGCACTAACAGTGACATAATATGGCTAACTGGATACACTTCCATCTGGTATCAGAACTCAGAGACTCACTTTCCTAAGCGCTACTAAAAATAGTTGAAACTATTTAGTGattcctcctctgcctcaaCATCTTGTTGCTCAGTGCCCAAAATCACAAATCAATCTGGTCTTTTAGACTTCAGCACATAAAAGCCAAGCAATTCCatatgctggggttttttttgacaGAATGATCTAAGCACTCATTGTCAAACCTGAAATTTGGTGGGTCTACTGCTACAAAAATCCTTTGTTCATTATGGAATCTAATCTCTTCATCTACAGATACTGTAAAGAAAGCTGTAAACGTCACTATTATGAAAGCTTTGTGATGGAATTTGTTACCTGTCTTTCACTGTCCACTTCCAGGACATCCATTAAGTTGATCATGATGTTCTTATGGATCTTCTTATACTTCCCAACACGAAGTGAGACAGTCAGCCAGCCAGGCCGGCCTGTGCACATGTATCTCTTGCTGCCTTCGTTTTTCCATTCCCGAACCTACAAGAAGTTAcaactgaaacatttttctctcactGTGAAAAGATATTCACAAATATTGTTACTCCTTGTACACCAAGTAACAAATCCTGGATCTCTCTATGTCAGAGCAGGCGTGCTTTGGAAGTCTCTCTGCAGAACTCTGAACTTCTACATAAAATACCACCAGACTGGACTAGTTATGTAGAGGAAGCATTTCTAATATCCTGTAACTTTGGGTGGGGATTCAGAAAACTAGCAAGAAACCAACAACCTACAGGCAAACCTATACTCAAGGTAGGTATTATCACTGTTATAATCTTAGTTCTCcttcaaaacacacaaaaagtaGTCTGAGCCTGCAATTAAatgggcagagagagaaaacctGGTCTGGAGGAAGCAAccttgagcaacctggactagtgaaaggtgtccctgcccatggcagaggggttggaacaagatggtttttaaggtcctttccaactcaaaacCTTTTAGGACACTAAGAAAAGTTGAGAAGGAAAATGTGTAAACCATACATATGATCCATGGATTCTGGAAAGCCACAGGGGTTAACATCTGGAGAACAAACATCAATTGTAGCATTTCCTGCAAAGCTCaactgctgctgcagatggtaaaacacaaacaaacaaccccaaaccctcAGAGAATAACTCCGTACACATTAATATCCATCTGTATCTGCGATGAACGTGAGGgccaaggaagaaaacagaagcagacGTGACAGAATTACCATAAACACTAAGAGAGCATAGAAACACTACAGACATCTGCATTTCTACGTGGAGGAAAAGTTTGATTTTCCCTTCAACCATCTCTTGGAACTGGCAGTGCCGAGAAGCAGGATGTAAGCGTTGTTAAAACATGGTATTGACCCTGCCGTTCAAAGACTGCTGTTCCCACGTTACACACGCGTGTGTCCCCGAGCCAGGTGAGCGTCCAGCGCGGCTCTCGGCACATCCCTGAGGATGCCGCAGCGCCAGGAGCCGCAGCGGGGGAAGTTCTAGAGGAGTTTCAGAACGGGACAAAAAGCCCACAGGGGCTGAAACACCCGCTGGCGTTTACTCCTTTGTTTTTGCCCGCTTCGGTTGGACTTTGCCCCGGGTGCGGGATGGGGGGAAGGAGCGGCAGGCGGGCacggggctggcagggagcgGGACAGGGACACCGCAGAGCCATCCCCCAGCCCGGGGTCGGGGTCCGAGGGTCCGTGCGAGCCTCACCTGCGCCTGGATGTGCCGGACGCGCTGGGCGTGCTGCCGCGGGGCGCTGTGGAGGCGCCAGACGGCCCATGCGCGCAGCTGGTAGTAGATGTCGAAGAGGATGGAGAGcggcaggaggaagaggcagaCGAAGACCCAGCGGTGGTGCACTAGCACGGCTTCCAGCCCGCGGTGCCgcacccagagcagcagcagcagcagccccgcGCCCACCGACCACAGTGCCGACATGGCGCCCTCCGTCTGCCCGCGCTCCCTCACGGCCGCGGGGACCCCGCCATGCCGCGCCCGCCGCTCGCGCGCTCGCCGCCCGCGCCACGCCCCCCGCGCCCCATTGGCCGCAGagtgaggagaggggagggcagcGACCAATCCGAGAGCTCCGCGGAGATCGGACCAGGCGCTGCGGGCGCCGATTGGCTGCACGCGGCCGGCCCCGCGCTCCCCTCATCGCCGCGGCCGACGGGCACCCCCCGGGCGGGGGAGTCACCGGCTGGGGATGGCGGGGAGGGACCCGGGTCAGACCCCCGGGCGGGGGAGTTACTGCCTGGGGATGGCGGGAGGGACCCGGGTCAGACCCCCGGGCGGAGGAGTCACCGGCTGGGGACGGCCGGGAGGGACCCGGGTCAGACCCCCGGGCGGGGGAGTCACCGGCTGGAGATGACGGGAGGGACCCGGGTCAGACCCCCGGGCGGGGGAGTCACCGGCTGGGGATGGCGGGAGGGACCCGGTCAGACCCCGGGGCGGAGGAGTCACTGCCTGGGAATGGCGGGGAGGGACCCGGGTCAGACCCTCGGTCCTGACACAGGAGGTGAGGGCAGTGAGGGCAGGGGACAGCGGCTGAGGCAGAGGGGACCCCTCAGTCGGGTTACGGGGCGCTGTGGTGGCCAGTGTCACCCAGGCACGGTGTGCCTTTGAGTTGGGGATCTGGAGCAAAACATTTCCACATCCTTCACTTGTGCATCATTCTGGCGTTGTTTTAAGTGCCAGGGAGCCCGCGGTGCAGGCGTGTCCCACACAGTCGGAAGTGCCATGG of the Pithys albifrons albifrons isolate INPA30051 chromosome 10, PitAlb_v1, whole genome shotgun sequence genome contains:
- the DHCR24 gene encoding delta(24)-sterol reductase → MSALWSVGAGLLLLLLWVRHRGLEAVLVHHRWVFVCLFLLPLSILFDIYYQLRAWAVWRLHSAPRQHAQRVRHIQAQVREWKNEGSKRYMCTGRPGWLTVSLRVGKYKKIHKNIMINLMDVLEVDSERQVVRVEPLVTMGQLTAHLNPMGWTIPVVPELDDLTVGGLIMGTGIESSSHIYGLFQHTCVAYELVLADGSLVRCSPTENSELFYAVPWSCGTLGFLVAAEIKMIPAKKYVKIHYEPVRGLQKICEKFTEESKKKENSFVEGLLYSLDEAVIMTGVLTDEAEQNKINRIGNYYKPWFFKHVEKYLKADRTGIEYIPSRQYYHRHTRSIFWELQDIIPFGNNPIFRYLFGWMVPPKISLLKLTQGEAIRKLYEQHHVVQDMLVPMKSLEKSIQTFHVDLNVYPLWLCPFILPNNPGMVHPKGDEAELYVDIGAYGEPKRKQFEARASMRQMEKFVRSVHGFQMLYADCYMTREEFWDMFDGSLYHKLREQMNCKDAFPEVYDKICKAARH